The proteins below come from a single Cricetulus griseus strain 17A/GY chromosome 6, alternate assembly CriGri-PICRH-1.0, whole genome shotgun sequence genomic window:
- the LOC100770541 gene encoding olfactory receptor 4F15 — MLTLTSRAMYGMNHSVVSEFVFLGITNVWEIQFSLFVFTLLFYSASMIGNLVIVLTVTLDAHLNSPLYFLLANLSVIDMIFCSITAPKMICDIFKKHKTISFWGCITQIFFSHAVGGTEMVLLIAMAFDRYVAICKPLHYLIIMSPRVCLFFLVTSWVIGLIHSVIQLVFVADLPFCGPNTLDSFYCDLPRLLRLACTNTQELELMVTVNSGLISVGSFFLLVISYIFILFTVWKHSSGGLSKALSTLSAHITVVILFFGPLMFFYTWPSPTSHLDKYLAIFDAFITPFLNPVIYTFRNKDMKVAMRRLWSYFRHYRKMS; from the coding sequence ATGCTGACTCTGACATCTAGAGCAATGTATGGAATGAATCACTCGGTGGTATCCGAGTTTGTGTTCCTCGGGATCACTAATGTATGGGAGATTCAGTTTTCACTCTTTGTCTTCACCTTGTTGTTCTACTCTGCAAGCATGATTGGTAATCTCGTCATTGTGCTCACTGTAACCTTGGATGCTCATCTGAACTCCCCCCTGTACTTTCTCTTAGCTAATCTCTCAGTCATTGATATGATATTCTGCTCAATTACAGCTCCTAAGATGATCTGTGACATTTTCAAGAAACACAAAACCATCTCCTTCTGGGGATGTATAACTCAGATCTTCTTCAGTCATGCAGTTGGAGGCACTGAGATGGTGCTGCTCATAGCCATGGCTTTTGACAGATATGTAGCCATATGTAAGCCTCTGCATTACCTGATCATCATGAGCCCACGGGTGTGTCTATTCTTTTTGGTTACATCCTGGGTCATTGGCCTTATTCACTCAGTGATACAATTGGTGTTTGTGGCAGACTTGCCTTTCTGTGGTCCTAATACATTGGACAGTTTTTATTGTGACCTCCCCCGACTCCTTAGACTTGCCTGCACAAACACTCAAGAGCTTGAGCTGATGGTCACTGTCAACAGTGGGCTCATTTCTGTGGGTTCCTTTTTCTTACTGGTCATTTCCTATATTTTCATTCTGTTCACTGTTTGGAAACATTCTTCTGGTGGACTGTCTAAGGCTCTTTCCACTCTTTCAGCCCATATCACTGTGGTCATCTTGTTCTTTGGGCCACTAATGTTTTTCTATACATGGCCATCACCAACATCACACCTGGATAAATATCTTGCTATTTTTGATGCATTTATCACTCCCTTTTTGAATCCAGTCATCTATACATTCAGGAACAAAGACATGAAAGTGGCAATGAGGAGACTATGGAGCTATTTTAGGCACTACAGGAAAATGTCATGA